From one Lycium ferocissimum isolate CSIRO_LF1 chromosome 5, AGI_CSIRO_Lferr_CH_V1, whole genome shotgun sequence genomic stretch:
- the LOC132056268 gene encoding cytochrome P450 89A2-like: MEIWFIIVVTLCISFFLKSLFNLINSPDSKCKKKLPPGPYSFPVIGSLLWAVRTSADLERILRNLKAKYGPLITLNMGSRSTIFIASHSLAYQALVQQGAVSSDRLTSEVRNISLSPYGPVWRLFRRNLTSEILHPSRIKSYSKARSWVLSILLQQLRNAQVDSVKLVDHFQYATFCLLVLMCFGDKVEEAQIKQIESIQRRFLLALRRFNILNLFPIVGKIIFRNRWNERIGLLQEQEKIFIPLIETRSKAKEQKPEHGELEDELVVAYVDTLLNLELPEENRKLNNGEMISLCSEFLIAGTDTTSTVLQWVMANLVKNPSIQEKLYQEIASVVGKKQRKLTEEEVVKEEDLQKMPYLKAVILEGLRRHPPGHFVIPHIVTEEIELNGYIVPKNATINFMIADMGLDPKVWEDPLEFRPERFLAEGSDFDITGSREIKMMPFGAGRRICPGLALAMLHLEYFVGNLVWHFQWKPVEGDDVDLSEKLEFTVVMKNPLRACICPRVNSV; encoded by the coding sequence ATGGAAATCTGGTTTATCATTGTGGTCACTCTTTGCATATCTTTCTTCCTCAAATCCCTATTTAATCTTATCAACTCCCCTGATTCCAAATGCAAGAAGAAACTCCCACCAGGACCCTACAGTTTTCCGGTGATCGGCAGCTTATTATGGGCGGTAAGGACCTCAGCCGACTTGGAACGCATTCTTCGTAACCTCAAGGCTAAGTATGGTCCTCTCATTACTCTCAATATGGGGTCTCGTTCTACCATATTCATAGCTAGCCACTCCTTAGCCTACCAAGCTTTAGTCCAGCAAGGCGCTGTTTCCTCCGATCGGCTCACCAGTGAAGTCCGCAACATCAGCCTCTCCCCTTACGGCCCCGTATGGCGTCTCTTCCGTCGAAACCTGACTTCAGAAATACTCCACCCTTCTCGCATTAAGTCCTATTCCAAGGCCCGATCATGGGTGCTCAGTATCCTCCTTCAACAGCTCCGTAATGCACAAGTTGATTCTGTGAAGTTAGTTGATCATTTTCAGTATGCTACGTTCTGTCTTCTTGTCTTGATGTGTTTTGGAGACAAGGTTGAGGAAGCTCAAATCAAGCAAATTGAAAGTATACAACGCAGGTTCCTCCTAGCTCTCCGACGATTCAATATACTCAATTTATTTCCTATAGTtgggaaaattatttttaggAATCGCTGGAACGAACGCATTGGACTACTACAAGAGCAAGAGAAGATCTTCATTCCTTTGATTGAAACTCGAAGCAAGGCCAAAGAACAAAAGCCTGAGCATGGTGAGTTGGAGGACGAATTAGTGGTGGCTTATGTGGATACACTGTTGAATTTAGAATTGCCAGAGGAAAACAGGAAACTCAATAATGGAGAAATGATTAGCCTCTGTAGTGAATTCCTAATCGCTGGAACAGATACGACGTCCACTGTGTTACAGTGGGTTATGGCCAACTTGGTTAAAAACCCTTCCATTCAAGAAAAACTATATCAAGAAATTGCCAGTGTAGTGGGAAAAAAACAGAGGAAGTTGACAGAAGAGGAGGTGGTGAAGGAGGAAGATTTGCAGAAAATGCCCTACTTGAAAGCAGTGATATTGGAAGGTCTCAGGAGGCACCCTCCTGGCCACTTTGTGATTCCACATATAGTGACTGAGGAAATAGAACTGAACGGCTATATCGTCCCAAAGAATGCAACCATCAATTTCATGATTGCTGACATGGGTTTAGACCCAAAGGTGTGGGAGGATCCCTTGGAATTTAGGCCAGAGAGGTTCTTAGCGGAAGGATCAGATTTTGATATAACAGGAAGTAGAGAGATCAAGATGATGCCATTCGGTGCAGGGAGAAGAATATGTCCTGGTCTTGCGTTGGCTATGCTTCACTTAGAATACTTTGTGGGTAATTTGGTTTGGCATTTCCAATGGAAGCCTGTGGAAGGAGATGATGTTGATCTCTCAGAGAAGCTAGAATTCACCGTTGTGATGAAGAATCCACTACGAGCTTGTATCTGCCCGAGAGTTAACTCTGTTTGA